A part of Octopus sinensis linkage group LG7, ASM634580v1, whole genome shotgun sequence genomic DNA contains:
- the LOC115214375 gene encoding putative zinc finger protein 56 produces the protein MNNVTTKITVKITQRRIDFPEEMQKEIRKTSYHCDICKKSFSQKSNLTTHKRIHTGEKPYHCDICGQSFSRGSVLDIHKRVHTGVKPYHCDDCDISFSQKSHLTIHRRVHTGEKPYHCNNCGKSFSQRSHFTIHKRIHTGEKPYHCDVCGKSFSDGKMYSNDKTSILGSGNTLYLTYH, from the exons atgaataaTGTGACAACTAAGATAACTGTAAAAATCACTCAAAGAAGGATTGATTTTCCTGAGGAGATGCAGAAAGAGATAAGGAAAAcatcatatcactgtgatatctgtaaaaagtccTTCTCCCAAAAAAGTAACCTTACAACTcataaacgtatccatacaggagagaaaccatatcactgtgatatctgtggtcagTCATTTTCTAGAGGAAGTGTCTTAGAtattcacaaacgtgttcatacaggagtgaaaccatatcactgtgatgacTGTGATATATCATTCTCACAGAAAAGTCACTTAACTATTCACAGACgtgttcatacgggagagaaaccataccactgtaataactgtggtaaatcattctctcaaagaagtCACTTCactattcacaaacgtattcatacaggagagaagccatatcactgtgatgtctgtggtaaatctttctctgatggGA AAATGTATTCTAATGACAAAACTTCCATTTTAGGTTCAGGAAATACTCTATATCTGACCTATCACTGA